The following coding sequences lie in one Flagellimonas eckloniae genomic window:
- the ftsY gene encoding signal recognition particle-docking protein FtsY, which produces MSLFKNIFSSDKKETLDKGLEKSKSSFFGKLSKAVAGKSKVDDEVLDNLEEVLVTSDVGVDTTLKIIDRIEARVSRDKYLGTEELNVILREEIAGLLSETHIGEDTEFLVPTDKKPHVIMVVGVNGVGKTTTIGKLAHQFKNQGLKVVLGAGDTFRAAAIDQLEVWAKRVDVPIIKQKMGSDPASVAFDTLNSAVADDADVVLIDTAGRLHNKVNLMNELSKVKRVMQKVVDDAPHEVLLVLDGSTGQNAFEQAKQFTKATEVSSLAVTKLDGTAKGGVVIGISDQFQIPVKYIGVGEGIEDLQVFNKYEFVDSFFKI; this is translated from the coding sequence ATGAGTTTATTTAAAAATATATTTTCTTCCGATAAAAAAGAGACCTTGGATAAGGGCCTTGAAAAGTCGAAAAGCAGTTTTTTTGGCAAATTGAGCAAGGCGGTAGCCGGAAAATCCAAAGTGGATGATGAGGTTTTGGATAACCTGGAGGAAGTCTTGGTAACTTCAGATGTTGGGGTTGACACAACTTTAAAAATTATTGACCGCATTGAGGCTCGGGTTTCCCGTGATAAATACCTGGGAACCGAGGAACTTAATGTTATTCTACGTGAGGAAATTGCTGGATTGCTCTCAGAAACCCATATAGGAGAGGATACTGAATTTTTGGTTCCCACGGATAAAAAACCTCATGTTATTATGGTAGTGGGTGTAAATGGAGTTGGTAAAACAACAACTATTGGAAAATTGGCACATCAGTTTAAGAATCAGGGGCTAAAAGTAGTTTTGGGAGCTGGAGATACGTTTAGGGCAGCAGCCATAGACCAATTGGAAGTTTGGGCAAAACGGGTCGACGTTCCCATAATAAAACAAAAAATGGGGAGTGACCCTGCATCAGTTGCTTTCGATACCTTGAATTCTGCCGTTGCAGATGACGCAGATGTGGTTTTGATAGATACGGCCGGTAGATTGCACAATAAGGTGAACTTGATGAATGAACTTTCCAAGGTGAAGCGGGTAATGCAAAAGGTAGTTGATGACGCCCCGCATGAAGTATTGCTGGTATTGGATGGTTCAACAGGGCAAAATGCATTTGAGCAGGCCAAGCAATTCACCAAGGCCACGGAGGTAAGTAGTTTGGCCGTAACCAAATTAGATGGGACCGCAAAAGGTGGGGTGGTCATTGGTATTTCAGACCAATTTCAAATACCCGTTAAATATATTGGAGTAGGCGAAGGTATAGAAGATCTCCAGGTCTTTAATAAATATGAATTTGTAGATTCGTTTTTTAAGATTTAG
- a CDS encoding DUF4295 domain-containing protein yields MAKKTVASLQSSSKRLTKAIKMVKSPKTGAYTFVESVMSPELVNDWLNKN; encoded by the coding sequence ATGGCAAAGAAGACAGTAGCATCACTACAGAGTAGTTCAAAAAGATTGACAAAGGCCATTAAAATGGTAAAATCCCCAAAAACGGGAGCTTATACATTTGTTGAGTCAGTAATGTCGCCAGAATTGGTCAATGATTGGTTGAATAAAAATTAA
- the rpmG gene encoding 50S ribosomal protein L33, translating to MAKKGNRIQVILECTEHKESGMPGTSRYITTKNKKNTPDRMEIKKFNPILKRMTVHKEIK from the coding sequence ATGGCAAAGAAAGGAAATAGAATTCAGGTTATTTTAGAGTGTACTGAGCACAAGGAGTCTGGTATGCCAGGTACTTCAAGGTACATTACAACCAAAAATAAAAAGAACACGCCAGATAGAATGGAGATCAAAAAATTCAATCCTATTCTTAAGCGTATGACTGTTCATAAAGAAATTAAATAA
- the rpmB gene encoding 50S ribosomal protein L28, whose translation MSKICEVTGKKVMFGNNVSFSINKTKRRFDVNISKKKFYIPEEDRWVTLNVSTRGLKIINKKGISAVLKDIDSKK comes from the coding sequence ATGTCTAAGATTTGTGAAGTTACAGGAAAAAAGGTGATGTTTGGAAACAACGTTTCCTTTTCCATCAATAAAACCAAAAGAAGATTCGATGTAAATATTTCCAAAAAGAAATTTTACATTCCGGAGGAAGATCGTTGGGTAACCCTAAACGTTTCAACTAGAGGTTTAAAGATTATCAATAAAAAAGGAATCTCTGCTGTTTTAAAGGATATCGATTCCAAAAAATAG
- a CDS encoding competence/damage-inducible protein A, translating to MQAEIITIGDEILIGQIVDSNSAFISKELNKIGVAVYQITSVQDDRSHILDALEVAGKRSSIVILTGGLGPTKDDITKHTLCQFFNDELVQDDTVLQHIEEIFKKYISTPISDLNRKQALVPAKATVLHNANGTAPGLWMKKGKTAFISLPGVPFEMKNLMKNEVLPKIIKEYKRPHIFHKTIMTYGLGESAIANKIEEWENNLPSFIKFAYLPNLGRVRLRLTAKGEDREFLQATINIEVKKLYPLIGDIIVGEEEDESIENQVGKYLTQKQMTLATAESFTGGKIAQQITTIPGASSYFKGSVVSYATETKIKVLNVPEDLVKKHSVVSEEVAIAMAENVKKILGTDFSIATTGNAGPTKGDSDAEVGTTYIAISTPEHTFAQKFNMGNHRERIVQKSVNKAFELLLKEILKF from the coding sequence ATGCAGGCAGAAATAATTACCATTGGGGATGAAATCCTCATTGGACAGATTGTAGATTCCAATTCTGCATTCATTTCCAAAGAACTTAATAAGATAGGTGTTGCCGTATATCAGATTACCTCGGTGCAAGATGACCGAAGTCATATTTTAGATGCTTTGGAAGTTGCGGGCAAAAGGTCATCAATAGTGATACTCACCGGGGGCTTAGGGCCTACCAAAGACGACATCACCAAGCATACGCTATGCCAGTTTTTTAACGATGAGCTGGTTCAAGATGATACTGTATTACAGCATATAGAGGAAATTTTTAAGAAGTATATTTCTACCCCCATATCAGATTTAAATAGAAAACAAGCTTTGGTGCCTGCAAAGGCTACGGTATTGCATAATGCCAATGGAACGGCACCAGGGCTATGGATGAAGAAAGGAAAAACAGCCTTTATTTCGTTACCAGGGGTGCCTTTTGAGATGAAAAACTTGATGAAGAATGAGGTGCTCCCTAAAATCATAAAAGAATACAAGCGTCCTCACATTTTTCACAAGACCATCATGACCTATGGTTTGGGTGAAAGTGCCATTGCCAACAAAATTGAGGAGTGGGAAAATAACCTCCCAAGCTTTATCAAATTTGCGTACTTGCCCAATTTGGGTAGGGTGCGTTTAAGACTTACTGCCAAAGGGGAGGACAGAGAGTTTCTACAAGCCACCATTAATATAGAGGTTAAAAAACTATATCCTCTAATCGGTGATATTATTGTGGGAGAGGAAGAAGATGAGTCCATAGAAAACCAGGTAGGTAAATATTTGACCCAAAAGCAAATGACCCTTGCAACAGCCGAAAGTTTTACTGGAGGCAAAATCGCACAACAAATAACTACTATCCCTGGCGCATCATCCTATTTCAAGGGTAGTGTGGTGAGCTATGCCACTGAAACAAAAATTAAAGTGTTGAATGTCCCAGAAGATTTGGTAAAAAAACATTCTGTGGTAAGCGAAGAAGTTGCTATTGCCATGGCTGAAAATGTAAAAAAGATACTGGGCACGGACTTCTCAATAGCTACAACAGGAAATGCTGGGCCAACAAAAGGGGATTCAGATGCTGAAGTGGGAACGACCTATATTGCCATTAGTACTCCAGAACATACTTTTGCGCAGAAATTCAATATGGGGAATCATAGAGAACGCATTGTCCAGAAGTCTGTAAACAAGGCATTTGAATTATTACTAAAAGAAATTCTAAAATTCTAA
- a CDS encoding Hpt domain-containing protein, which yields MIYSLDKINEMAEGDQDFIISVVSVFLEEVPIDLEGLEKAIDEEDFENIYKLAHKIKPNVDLLGMEQTRAIALEIETLGKSDANMDAIKENFPMLKKDVHQVISELQKDFDL from the coding sequence ATGATTTACAGCCTCGACAAAATAAATGAAATGGCAGAGGGAGACCAAGATTTTATAATCTCTGTAGTTTCTGTTTTTTTAGAAGAAGTCCCAATAGATTTAGAAGGTTTGGAAAAAGCCATAGACGAAGAGGATTTTGAAAATATATACAAACTGGCCCATAAAATTAAACCCAATGTAGATTTACTTGGGATGGAACAAACCCGTGCCATCGCACTGGAAATTGAAACTTTGGGTAAGAGTGATGCCAATATGGACGCGATCAAGGAGAATTTTCCCATGCTCAAAAAAGATGTGCACCAGGTTATCTCAGAACTCCAAAAAGATTTCGACCTATAG
- a CDS encoding fumarylacetoacetate hydrolase family protein produces MKLICIGRNYAAHIEELQNERPKEPVVFIKPDSAVLPKEQDFYIPEFSEEIHYEVEVLVKIKKVGKHISKQFAHTYYDEIGLGIDFTARDLQSKLKAKGLPWEKAKGFDGSAVVGKWNRKEKYENIDKLGFSLLKNGENVQNGSTSLMLWKIDELISYVSTYFMLKKGDILFTGTPAGVGKVSPNDYLSGILEGEKMFEINVK; encoded by the coding sequence ATGAAATTGATTTGTATTGGCAGAAACTATGCTGCCCATATTGAAGAGTTGCAGAATGAAAGACCAAAAGAACCTGTTGTTTTTATAAAACCAGATTCTGCAGTATTACCAAAAGAACAGGATTTTTACATCCCTGAATTTTCTGAGGAAATACATTACGAAGTAGAAGTGTTGGTCAAAATCAAGAAGGTTGGAAAGCATATATCAAAACAATTTGCCCATACTTATTATGATGAAATTGGTCTTGGAATAGATTTTACCGCAAGAGACCTTCAATCCAAGCTTAAAGCTAAAGGTTTGCCCTGGGAGAAAGCGAAGGGATTTGATGGTTCGGCCGTAGTAGGTAAGTGGAACCGTAAAGAAAAGTACGAAAATATTGATAAACTGGGGTTTTCCTTGTTAAAAAATGGGGAAAATGTTCAAAATGGAAGTACTTCCTTGATGCTGTGGAAGATAGATGAGTTAATTTCATACGTATCCACCTATTTTATGCTCAAAAAGGGGGATATTTTGTTTACAGGCACCCCGGCGGGGGTTGGTAAAGTAAGTCCAAATGACTACCTTTCTGGTATCCTCGAAGGAGAGAAGATGTTTGAAATTAATGTGAAATAA
- a CDS encoding carboxypeptidase-like regulatory domain-containing protein — translation MRFFLLVLLLPFVSFSQNIDFDGYVLDAKTNEPIPYVNISFLNTLKGTSSDEKGHYFLEIQKEFLEKDVHVSSLGYKDVVIKASDLFNTKLILLDAATFELEEVVVMDNLSNSQVLNPIGSNKITGGFNSSSTPWILALYFPNMDSSKKYVEKVTIFFRNNTGQTLSSSKFRLRLFNVDYTHKTPNDDLVQKSLILDVKKNQEYVSIDLSRLRIKVPKEGIYNGLEWLFIPSNWYKKINKNEVTQKEIWEDRFAPTFGGIYTKNRDYRFMVYGMGEWNDFTINSFSNQEKFIPAISLKISK, via the coding sequence ATGCGTTTTTTTCTCCTGGTATTGCTTTTGCCTTTTGTATCATTTTCACAAAATATAGATTTTGATGGATACGTATTGGATGCAAAAACAAACGAACCAATTCCATATGTAAATATCAGTTTTTTAAATACGCTAAAAGGGACATCATCTGATGAGAAGGGGCATTATTTTTTGGAAATACAGAAAGAGTTTCTAGAGAAAGATGTTCATGTTTCATCACTAGGATACAAAGATGTTGTTATTAAGGCCTCTGATCTGTTTAATACTAAATTGATACTTCTGGATGCGGCGACTTTTGAGTTGGAAGAAGTTGTTGTGATGGACAATTTAAGCAATTCTCAAGTTCTCAATCCTATAGGAAGTAACAAGATTACCGGTGGTTTTAATTCATCATCAACCCCTTGGATATTAGCTTTGTATTTTCCGAATATGGATTCTTCAAAAAAGTATGTGGAAAAGGTTACTATTTTTTTCAGGAATAATACAGGTCAAACATTAAGTAGTTCTAAATTCAGACTTAGGTTATTCAATGTTGATTACACCCATAAAACTCCAAATGACGATTTGGTTCAGAAAAGTTTGATTTTAGATGTAAAGAAAAATCAAGAATATGTATCAATAGATCTTTCCCGATTGCGTATAAAAGTTCCTAAAGAAGGAATATACAATGGATTGGAGTGGTTGTTTATCCCATCAAATTGGTATAAAAAAATTAATAAAAATGAAGTAACTCAAAAAGAAATTTGGGAAGACAGATTTGCTCCAACTTTTGGTGGTATCTACACTAAAAATAGAGACTATAGATTTATGGTTTATGGAATGGGAGAATGGAATGATTTTACTATCAATTCTTTTTCCAATCAAGAAAAATTTATCCCGGCAATTAGCCTTAAAATATCAAAATAA
- a CDS encoding 3'-5' exonuclease: MELKLTKPICFFDLETTGINVAKDRIVEISILKVFPNGNKESKTWLVNPEMEIPPEVVLVHGISNEKVANEPTFKQLSKEIYKMIKDSDLAGFNSDRFDIPLLAEEMLRSDVDFDMKHMVSVDVQTIFHKMEKRTLGAAYKFYCDKSLDDAHSAEADTMATYEVLLSQLDRYPELENNVKKLSEFTTRKQSLDFAGFIGVNEDEQPTFAFGKHKGKTVDEVMEKEPGYFGWILNADFPLYTKKVLTKIKLSKFGNKLG, from the coding sequence ATGGAATTAAAGCTGACAAAACCTATTTGTTTTTTCGATTTAGAAACCACCGGTATTAATGTGGCCAAAGATAGAATTGTAGAAATTTCAATACTCAAGGTTTTTCCAAACGGAAATAAAGAAAGTAAAACATGGTTGGTAAACCCAGAAATGGAAATACCCCCAGAAGTGGTCTTGGTACATGGTATTTCCAATGAAAAAGTGGCCAATGAGCCTACCTTCAAACAATTGTCCAAAGAAATCTATAAAATGATAAAGGACAGTGATTTGGCAGGGTTTAATTCAGATAGGTTTGACATTCCGCTCTTGGCAGAAGAAATGCTTCGTTCCGATGTGGATTTTGATATGAAGCACATGGTATCTGTTGATGTTCAAACCATCTTCCATAAAATGGAAAAACGGACCCTGGGCGCAGCGTATAAATTTTACTGTGATAAAAGTTTGGATGATGCCCATAGTGCAGAAGCGGATACTATGGCCACATACGAGGTCTTGCTGTCCCAACTGGATAGATATCCTGAATTGGAGAATAACGTAAAAAAACTATCTGAATTCACTACTCGAAAACAATCCCTGGATTTTGCCGGATTTATTGGTGTCAATGAAGATGAGCAGCCAACTTTCGCTTTTGGAAAGCATAAAGGAAAAACTGTGGATGAGGTCATGGAGAAAGAGCCGGGGTATTTTGGATGGATTTTAAATGCAGATTTTCCGCTCTATACAAAAAAAGTGCTCACAAAAATTAAGTTGAGTAAATTCGGAAATAAATTGGGGTAA
- a CDS encoding alpha/beta hydrolase-fold protein — translation MKFITSLCVALLFLSYGNMKAQDLSVYKKKVFVKNGDKMPYRIVFPKDYNPKEKYPLLFVLHGSGERGDDNESQLVHGSDLFLKEEVRNNHRAIVVFPQCAAGSSWAKVDVKGDIPNRKFVFYEDSEPTKDMLLLEGLIKDIRKTYRIDKNRIYVGGLSMGGMGTFELVRRNPKLFAAAFPICGGANPKISKKLSNLDWWVFHGEADNVVPEKLSATMVKAMQDIGINVKYSVYPEVGHNSWDNAFSEPELLTWLFSKSR, via the coding sequence ATGAAGTTTATAACCTCCTTATGTGTGGCTTTACTTTTTCTATCCTATGGTAATATGAAGGCACAAGATCTTTCGGTCTATAAAAAAAAAGTCTTCGTAAAGAATGGTGATAAGATGCCTTATCGCATAGTATTTCCCAAAGATTACAATCCAAAAGAAAAGTACCCTTTGCTATTTGTGTTGCATGGCTCGGGTGAGCGGGGAGATGATAATGAGTCACAATTGGTTCATGGCTCAGACCTGTTCCTAAAGGAAGAGGTTAGAAACAACCATCGTGCTATTGTAGTTTTTCCGCAATGTGCTGCAGGCAGTTCATGGGCAAAAGTAGATGTGAAAGGAGACATTCCCAATAGGAAATTTGTTTTTTATGAAGATTCAGAGCCCACGAAAGATATGTTATTGTTGGAAGGATTAATAAAAGATATTAGAAAAACCTATAGGATTGATAAAAATAGGATCTATGTTGGTGGGCTATCAATGGGTGGTATGGGAACATTCGAATTGGTTCGAAGAAACCCCAAGCTATTTGCTGCCGCCTTTCCTATTTGTGGAGGGGCCAATCCAAAAATAAGTAAGAAACTCAGCAATTTGGATTGGTGGGTGTTTCACGGGGAAGCTGACAATGTGGTTCCAGAAAAGCTTTCGGCAACAATGGTTAAAGCAATGCAGGATATTGGAATCAATGTAAAATATTCAGTGTACCCAGAAGTAGGTCATAATAGTTGGGACAATGCCTTTTCAGAACCAGAATTATTAACATGGCTATTTTCTAAATCGCGCTAA
- a CDS encoding dihydrolipoamide acetyltransferase family protein, which yields MSKFELKLPQMGESVAEATLTTWLKEVGETIELDEAIFEIATDKVDSEVPSEVEGVLLEKRFNVDDIIKVGEVVAVIQTDGTEEVTVASNGTDSVDEIEDVVEDSAIAIETEITQVQESVTASAQDFSSTERFYSPLVKNIAKEEGISMDELEAIIGTGKEGRVTKNDIKAFLENRSTNGSITSISKEENIATVQTETAKITTENTKAVPVAASADDEIIPLTRMGKLIAQHMVDSISTSAHVQSFVEVDVTNLVNWRNKFKKAFEEREGEKLTFTPIFMEAVATALKKYPLMNISLDGDKVIKKKNINIGMAAALPDGNLIVPVIKNADQLNLVGMAKTVNDLANRSRNNQLKPDEVKDGTYTVTNVGSFGSVFGTPIINQPQVGILALGAIRKIPSVIETDQGEYIGIRSKMFLSHSYDHRVVNGALGGMFVKTVADYLEAWDINREI from the coding sequence ATGTCAAAATTTGAATTAAAATTACCGCAGATGGGAGAGAGTGTTGCAGAGGCAACATTGACTACTTGGCTAAAAGAAGTTGGCGAAACTATTGAGTTGGATGAGGCTATATTTGAAATTGCCACGGATAAGGTAGATTCGGAAGTGCCAAGTGAAGTTGAAGGTGTTTTGCTGGAAAAGAGATTCAACGTCGATGATATAATAAAAGTGGGTGAGGTGGTTGCCGTAATACAGACGGATGGAACAGAAGAAGTTACCGTTGCTTCCAATGGTACAGATTCTGTAGATGAGATTGAAGATGTTGTTGAAGATTCCGCAATTGCCATAGAAACTGAGATTACCCAAGTTCAAGAATCGGTTACTGCTTCAGCACAAGACTTTTCTAGTACAGAACGATTTTATTCACCATTGGTTAAAAATATTGCCAAGGAAGAAGGAATTTCAATGGACGAATTGGAAGCAATAATAGGAACTGGTAAAGAAGGTAGGGTAACCAAAAATGATATTAAGGCATTTTTAGAAAATCGCTCCACAAATGGGAGCATAACATCTATTTCCAAGGAAGAGAATATAGCGACAGTTCAAACGGAAACTGCCAAAATAACAACTGAGAACACTAAAGCGGTACCTGTTGCCGCATCAGCAGACGATGAAATAATTCCGTTAACACGAATGGGAAAATTGATTGCCCAACATATGGTTGACAGCATTTCGACTTCGGCACATGTTCAGAGCTTTGTTGAAGTAGACGTTACCAATTTAGTTAATTGGAGAAACAAGTTCAAAAAAGCTTTCGAAGAACGAGAGGGTGAAAAGTTGACTTTTACCCCAATCTTTATGGAAGCAGTGGCAACGGCATTAAAAAAATATCCATTGATGAACATTTCTTTGGATGGAGACAAGGTCATAAAAAAGAAAAACATCAATATTGGAATGGCGGCTGCCCTTCCTGATGGAAATTTAATTGTTCCTGTGATAAAAAATGCGGACCAACTCAATCTGGTGGGAATGGCCAAGACGGTTAATGATCTTGCAAATAGATCAAGGAACAACCAGTTAAAGCCAGATGAGGTAAAAGATGGTACATACACCGTTACCAATGTGGGTTCATTTGGCAGTGTTTTTGGGACTCCAATAATCAACCAACCACAAGTAGGCATTCTTGCCTTGGGAGCCATTCGGAAAATACCCTCTGTAATTGAAACAGATCAAGGCGAATATATTGGAATCCGCAGCAAAATGTTTCTTTCCCATAGTTATGACCATAGAGTCGTTAATGGTGCTTTAGGGGGAATGTTTGTAAAAACCGTTGCCGATTATCTCGAAGCTTGGGATATAAACAGGGAAATCTAG
- the recR gene encoding recombination mediator RecR encodes MEFSSKLLEDAVYEMSQLPGIGKRTALRLVLHLLKQPEQRTELLSNALSQLRNSVNFCSSCHNISDTELCEICSNSKRDETLVCVVEDIRDVMAIENTSQYNGLYHVLGGKISPMEGVGPQDLNIVSLIKRVKEGTVNELIFALSSTMEGDTTNFYIYRQLEGLAVTTSTIARGISIGDELEYADEVTLGRSILNRVPFESSIKAS; translated from the coding sequence ATGGAATTTTCGTCAAAGCTTTTGGAGGATGCAGTGTATGAAATGTCGCAATTACCTGGAATTGGTAAACGAACTGCATTAAGATTGGTATTGCACCTTCTTAAACAGCCGGAACAGCGTACGGAACTATTGTCCAATGCACTGTCCCAATTAAGGAATTCAGTTAATTTCTGCTCTAGTTGCCATAATATTTCGGACACCGAACTTTGTGAAATTTGTTCCAACTCCAAGCGAGATGAAACCTTGGTGTGTGTTGTTGAGGATATTAGAGATGTTATGGCTATTGAAAATACATCACAGTATAATGGACTCTATCATGTGCTGGGTGGAAAAATATCCCCCATGGAAGGTGTTGGGCCGCAGGATTTAAACATTGTTTCGTTGATAAAACGGGTAAAAGAAGGAACTGTCAATGAGCTTATTTTTGCATTAAGCTCTACCATGGAAGGAGATACCACCAATTTTTACATATATAGACAATTAGAAGGTCTTGCCGTTACCACTTCCACAATTGCCAGAGGAATATCTATTGGAGATGAATTGGAATATGCGGATGAAGTGACTTTGGGTAGGAGCATTTTGAACAGGGTTCCTTTTGAAAGTTCAATAAAGGCAAGTTAG
- a CDS encoding sodium:solute symporter, with protein sequence MSATQILLLIGAYFLVLMLISYFTGKNDSNSDFFKAGKQSPWYLVAFGMVGASLSGVTFISVPGWVEASEFSYMQVVLGFLVGYFVVAYVLLPLYYKHNLTSIYEYLLDRFGSVSHKTGAFFFFISRVLGAAFRLYLVAIVLQQFVFDDLGIRFELTVVISIALIWIYTNRGGIKTIVWTDTLQTLFMILAVVLSIILINQELGWSFGEFLASEELKEYNSFLVLDSFLERNHFVKSFIGGIFITICMTGLDQDMMQKNLTCKSLKDAQKNMVSFSLVLVGVTFLFMLLGALLFIYAGQNGISIPLMDGSPKSDLLFPEIALNGGLSISLAITFMLGLIAAAYSSADSALTSLTTSFCVDFLNVEKRDEEEQKKVRKRTHIAMSVMLVLVIISFKYILSRNVIDNLLTVAGYTYGPLLGLFAFGIFTKHRLKDKYVLVVTILSVIIIVIVANIPSTYLGGYILGYELLPLNGLLTFFGLWLIREKTPSIAP encoded by the coding sequence ATGTCCGCAACACAGATTCTTTTGCTCATTGGCGCCTATTTTTTGGTGTTGATGTTGATTTCATACTTCACAGGCAAAAACGACTCAAACTCAGATTTTTTTAAGGCAGGCAAACAATCTCCGTGGTACTTGGTTGCTTTTGGAATGGTTGGGGCCTCATTATCAGGGGTAACCTTTATTTCGGTTCCTGGATGGGTAGAAGCTTCGGAGTTTAGCTATATGCAAGTAGTTCTAGGTTTTTTAGTTGGCTATTTTGTTGTTGCCTATGTTTTGCTACCTCTGTATTACAAACACAACCTGACCTCCATATACGAATATTTGTTAGACCGTTTTGGCTCTGTAAGCCATAAAACTGGAGCTTTTTTCTTCTTTATTTCTAGGGTTTTAGGTGCTGCTTTTAGGCTTTATTTGGTAGCCATAGTATTGCAACAATTTGTTTTTGATGATTTGGGGATTCGTTTTGAACTAACTGTTGTTATTTCAATAGCATTGATTTGGATCTATACCAATAGGGGTGGAATTAAAACTATAGTTTGGACGGATACCTTACAAACGTTGTTCATGATTTTGGCCGTTGTTTTATCCATTATTTTGATAAACCAAGAATTGGGCTGGAGCTTTGGAGAGTTTTTAGCCTCAGAAGAATTAAAAGAATATAATTCATTTCTTGTTTTGGACAGTTTTCTGGAACGAAACCACTTTGTAAAATCTTTTATTGGCGGAATATTCATTACCATTTGTATGACAGGACTAGATCAAGATATGATGCAAAAAAACCTTACCTGTAAATCCTTAAAAGATGCGCAGAAGAATATGGTTTCATTTAGTCTGGTTTTGGTTGGGGTAACATTCTTATTTATGTTGCTCGGAGCCCTACTGTTCATTTATGCCGGACAAAATGGAATATCGATTCCTTTAATGGATGGTTCTCCAAAATCTGATTTATTGTTTCCCGAAATAGCATTGAATGGTGGTTTAAGCATTTCCTTGGCCATTACCTTTATGTTGGGACTCATTGCCGCGGCTTACAGTAGTGCCGATAGTGCATTGACCTCACTAACCACTTCTTTTTGTGTTGATTTTTTGAATGTAGAAAAACGAGATGAAGAAGAGCAAAAGAAAGTGCGAAAGCGAACTCATATTGCAATGAGCGTCATGCTTGTTTTAGTCATTATTTCCTTTAAATACATTTTGAGCAGAAATGTAATTGATAACCTTTTAACCGTTGCAGGATATACTTATGGTCCATTGCTGGGATTATTTGCTTTTGGAATTTTTACAAAACATAGATTAAAAGATAAATATGTTTTAGTGGTTACTATCCTTAGCGTGATAATTATTGTCATTGTTGCAAATATTCCATCAACCTATTTGGGAGGATATATTCTGGGCTATGAATTACTTCCCTTAAATGGGTTATTAACTTTCTTTGGGCTGTGGCTGATTCGTGAGAAAACACCTAGTATTGCCCCGTAG
- a CDS encoding CoA-binding protein → MVKTLVLGASLNPNRYSNIAIHRLIENKTKTAAFGIRKGVVSGVQVKDNFTDFQNIDTITLYLNPSRQVEYYQNIIDLNPRRVIFNPGTENPEFYKLLEEAGTEVEIACTLVLLATGQY, encoded by the coding sequence ATGGTTAAGACACTTGTTTTGGGAGCATCTTTAAACCCAAATAGATATAGCAACATTGCAATTCATAGGTTGATTGAAAACAAGACCAAAACGGCTGCGTTCGGAATAAGGAAGGGGGTAGTTTCTGGAGTGCAAGTTAAGGACAACTTTACCGATTTTCAAAATATTGATACGATTACTTTATACTTGAACCCCAGCAGACAAGTAGAATATTATCAAAATATAATTGACCTAAACCCCAGAAGGGTGATTTTTAATCCCGGAACTGAAAACCCTGAGTTCTATAAATTATTGGAAGAAGCAGGAACTGAAGTTGAGATTGCCTGCACTCTAGTTTTGTTGGCTACGGGGCAATACTAG